In a genomic window of Trichoderma atroviride chromosome 4, complete sequence:
- a CDS encoding uncharacterized protein (EggNog:ENOG41) encodes MTSKDGYSWTKAQGLRAGVPSIGVIEPPSNVKSTDTVYDVIVVGAGYCGLTAARDASLAGLKVLLLEARDRIGGRSWSSNIEGYPYEMGGTWVYWGQANVWREIARYGMQDELEISYDFSRGINKYLLSTPQGVQSFSHEEEDELMQSSLAKLVNVDGCYGRNVVPFPHSGVLSPEARKYDHMSVADRIAEIKNDLTPNERLCAEAFVLLCSGGTLETTSFYEFLHWWALSGYSYEGCIDYLVKYKFRGGQSSFAIRFFREALASGNLTYSFNSPVASVQHGDESVQITTRAGKTFRGTKMICAIPLNVLNDVKFDPPLATGRKAAATTGHVNQCVKVHAEISDRDLRSFTGISYPHNGLIYGFGDGTTPAGNTHVVAFGGQHNHFHPEENVDHTKAAFEGFAPMSIERLVFHNWSKDEFAKGAWFFPAPGLISTHLKDMRAREHNIVFACSDWALGWRSFIDGAIEEGTRAAITVRADFAGRSKL; translated from the exons ATGACATCCAAGGACGGCTACTCGTGGACAAAAGCCCAAGGCCTCCGGGCTGGGGTTCCATCTATTGGTGTCATTGAACCACCCTCAAATGTCAAGAGCACCGATACAGTCTACGATGTTATTGTTGTAGGCGCGGGCTATTGTGGCCTCACAGCAGCTCGTGATGCTAGCTTAGCAG GCCTGAAAGTGCTGCTACTTGAAGCCCGCGACAGAATCGGCGGTCGATCGTGGTCATCCAACATTGAGGGATACCCGTACGAAATGGGCGGCACATGGGTATACTGGGGACAAGCCAACGTGTGGCGCGAGATTGCGAGATACGGCATGCAGGATGAACTCGAGATTTCTTACGACTTTTCCAGAGGAATCaataaatatttactatCAACACCACAAGGCGTACAGAGTTTCAGCCACGAAGAAGAG GATGAACTCATGCAATCATCGCTTGCCAAACTCGTCAACGTCGATGGATGCTATGGTCGAAACGTTGTCCCTTTCCCTCACAGCGGAGTTCTCAGCCCCGAAGCTCGCAAGTACGACCACATGTCCGTCGCCGACCGGATTGcagaaataaaaaacgaCCTCACTCCTAACGAGCGCCTCTGCGCAGAAGCATTCGTCCTGTTGTGCAGCGGAGGCACTCTTGAGACGACGAGTTTCTACGAGTTCCTCCACTGGTGGGCACTCAGCGGCTACTCTTACGAGGGATGCATTGACTACCTCGTCAAGTACAAGTTCCGCGGTGGCCAGTCGTCATTTGCGATCCGGTTCTTCCGCGAGGCCCTGGCCTCTGGAAACTTGACTTATTCTTTCAACAGTCCTGTTGCAAGCGTCCAGCATGGAGACGAGAGCGTTCAGATCACGACACGTGCTGGCAAGACTTTCCGGGGAACCAAGATGATCTGTGCTATTCCCTTGAATGTCCTGAATGATGTCAAGTTTGATCCACCCTTGGCGACGGGGAGAAAAGCAGCCGCCACCACTGGCCACGTCAACCAATGCGTCAAGGTTCATGCTGAAATCAGTGATCGAGATCTTCGTTCGTTTACGGGCATCAGCTATCCGCACAACGGGCTCATCTACGGCTTTGGCGATGGGACAACGCCGGCTGGTAATACGCATGTTGTAGCCTTTGGTGGACAGCACAATCACTTCCATCCGGAAGAAAACGTTGATCACACCAAGGCCGCGTTCGAAGGCTTCGCACCTATGAGTATCGAGAGATTGGTCTTCCACAACTGGTCCAAGGATGAGTTTGCAAAAGGAGCCTG GTTCTTCCCAGCACCGGGCTTGATATCCACACATTTGAAGGATATGAGAGCAAGAGAGCACAACATTGTATTCGCATGTTCCGACTGGGCACTGGGATGGCGTAGCTTTATAGACGGTGCTATTGAAGAGGGAACCCGCGCTGCCATTACTGTACGAGCCGATTTCGCTGGTCGATCCAAGCTATAG